In Phyllostomus discolor isolate MPI-MPIP mPhyDis1 chromosome 2, mPhyDis1.pri.v3, whole genome shotgun sequence, the following are encoded in one genomic region:
- the CAPRIN2 gene encoding caprin-2 isoform X6 — protein sequence MVQLSSFGCQSPSGRSEEGREGNMKSAKPQVNHNQHGESQRAVSPLQSPLGSVSSPSQAYETYIDNGLICLKHKIRNIEKKKLKLEDYKDRLKNGEQLNPDQLEAVEKYEEVLHNLEFAKELQKTFSGLSQDLLKAQKKAQRREHMLKLEAERKKLCTILQVQYVLQNLMQEHVQKDLKEGLNGAVYLPLKELDYLITFSKLTCPERNESLSVEDQMEQSSLYFWDLLEGSEKAVAGTTYKHMKDLLSELLNSGYFESIPVPKHAQEKEVLLEEEVLIKSEKKKQLLKTESVKESESLVELTHPEIQPQEEEQKKQDVSKPKQTPSQWKQEASKSKAGNAQEEQKKQETPKPWPVQLQKEQDPKKQTAKSWTPSVQSEQDIKSWSTPMCAEQDSRQPETPKSWEKDAENQKHTLTPPPQMSPQSWGVASGSLIPNDQLLPGKFNAEPKDVPKPMHPPVGSSSTLPKDPVLRKEKLQDLMTQIQGTCNFMQESILDFDKPSSAIPSSQPPSATPGSPVASTEQNLSSQSDFLQEPLQAASSPVTCSSNACLATDQPSLGPETEFLTSETPEAAVPPCKQPSSLASPNSSLSKGPEQGFHSPPASSSSVTISTAPFQAMQTVFNVNAPLPPRKEQEIKEPPYSSGYNQSFTSASTQTPLQCQLPTIHVEQAVLSQETAANYPDGTIQVSNGSLAFYPAQTNLFPRPSQPFGNTRGSVRGCTRGGRLLTSTYRSPGSYKGFDAYRGPPSVSNGNYSQLQFQAREYPGTPYSQRDNFQQCYKRGGTSGGPRASSRAGWSDSSQVSSPERDNETFNSGDSGQGDSRSMTPVDVPVTNPAATILPVHVYPLPQQMRVAFSAARTSNLAPGTLDQPIVFDLLLNNLGETFDLQLGRFNCPVNGTYVFIFHMLKLAVNVPLYVNLMKNEEVLVSAYANDGAPDHETASNHAILQLFQGDQIWLRLHRGAIYGSSWKYSTFSGYLLYQD from the exons ATGGTGCAGCTGTCTTCTTTTGGTTGCCAGTCACCTTCAGGCCGttcagaggagggaagagaggggaataTGAAGTCTGCCAAGCCCCAAGTGAACCACAATCAGCATGGGGAAAGCCAGCGAGCCGTGAGCCCCCTGCAGTCTCCTCTCGGTTCCGTTTCCTCTCCTTCTCAAGCATATGAGACCTATATTGATAATGGACTCATATGCCTTAAACACAAAATTAGAAACATTGAGAAAAAGAAG CTCAAATTGGAAGATTACAAGGATCGCCTGAAAAATGGAGAACAACTTAATCCAGACCAATTG GAAGCGGTAGAGAAATATGAAGAAGTGCTACATAACTTAGAATTTGCCAAGGAGCTTCAGAAAACCTTTTCAGGACTGAGCCAAGAT CTACTTAAAGCTCAGAagaaggcccagagaagggagcaCATGCTGAAACTTGAGGCTGAGAGGAAAAAACTTTGCACCATACTTCAAGTTCAGTATGTATTACAGAACTTGATGCAGGAGCATGTACAGAAAGACCTGAAAGAAGGCTTGAATGGTGCAGTTTATTTGCCTTTAAAAGAACTCGACTAcctcattacattttcaaaactgACCTGccctgaaagaaatgaaagtctGAG TGTTGAAGACCAGATGGAGCAGTCATCCTTATACTTTTGGGACCTTTTGGAGGGAAGTGAGAAAGCAGTGGCAGGAACGACAT ACAAACATATGAAAGATCTGCTGTCTGAATTGCTGAACTCAGGCTATTTTGAAAGTATCCCAGTTCCAAAACACGCTCAGGAAAAAGAAGTGTTGTTGGAAGAGGAAGTGCTAATaaagtcagagaagaaaaaacaattgtTGAAGACTGAATCTGTCAAAGAGTCAG AGTCTCTTGTGGAACTTACACATCCAGAGATACAACCACAAGAG GAAGAACAGAAGAAGCAGGATGTCTCTAAACCCAAGCAAACTCCTAGCCAGTGGAAGCAAGAAGCTTCTAAATCCAAAGCAGGAAATGCTCAAGAGGAACAGAAGAAGCAGGAGACACCAAAGCCTTGGCCAGTTCAGCTACAGAAAGAACAGGATCCAAAGAAGCAAACTGCAAAGTCTTGGACACCTTCTGTGCAGAGTGAACAGGACATCAAGTCATGGAGCACTCCCATGTGTGCAGAACAGGATTCAAGACAGCCAGAGACTCCCAAATCCTGGGAAAAGGATGCTGAGAATCAAAAACACACTTTAACACCACCACCACAGATGTCCCCACAGTCCTGGGGGGTAGCTTCGGGAAGCCTCATACCAAATGACCAGCTCCTGCCCGGGAAGTTTAATGCAGAACCCAAAGAT GTGCCTAAGCCTATGCATCCACCTGTAGGTTCTTCCTCTACCCTTCCAAAGGATCCAGTATTGAGGAAAGAAAAACTGCAGGATCTGATGACCCAGATTCAAGGAACCTGTAACTTTATGCAA GAATCTATTCTGGATTTTGACAAACCTTCAAGTGCAATTCCATCATCACAGCCGCCTTCAGCTACTCCAGGTAGCCCAGTAG CATCTACAGAACAAAATCTATCCAGTCAAAGTGATTTTCTTCAAGAGCCATTACAG GCTGCTTCTTCTCCAGTTACTTGTAGCTCAAATGCTTGCTTGGCTACCGATCAGCCTTCTTTGGGACCTGAAACAGAGTTTTTGACCTCAGAGACTCCTGAG gcagcagTTCCTCCATGCAAGCAACCCTCTTCACTGGCTTCTCCAAATTCTTCCCTGTCAAAGGGCCCTGAACAGGGCTTCCATTCACCTCCAGCGAGTAGTAGTTCAGTAACTATTAGCACAGCACCCTTTCAAGCCATGCAGACG GTATTTAATGTTAATGCACCTCTGCCTCcaaggaaagaacaagaaataaaagaacccCCCTATTCATCTGGCTACAATCAGAGTTTTACTTCAGCAAGTACACAGACACCACTCCAGTGCCAGCTGCCCACTATACACGTAGAACAAGCTGTTCTTTCTCAAGAGACTG CAGCAAATTATCCTGATGGAACTATTCAAGTAAGCAATGGTAGCCTTGCCTTTTACCCAGCACAGACGAATTTATTTCCCAGACCCTCTCAACCATTTGGCAATACCCGGGGATCTGTTAGAGGATGCACTCGTGGTGGGAGACTACTAACCAGTACGTATCGGTCCCCTGGCAGTTACAAAG GTTTTGATGCTTATAGAGGACCTCCTTCAGTTTCCAATGGAAATTATAGCCAGCTACAATTTCAAGCGAGAGAATACCCTGGAACACCTTATTCCCAAAGG gaTAATTTCCAGCAGTGTTACAAGAGAGGAGGGACATCTGGTGGTCCTCGGGCAAGTTCAAGAG CAGGGTGGAGTGATTCTTCTCAGGTGAGCAGCCCAGAAAGAGACAACGAAACCTTTAACAGTGGTGACTCTGGACAAGGTGACTCCCGTAGCATGACCCCTGTGGATGTGCCAGTGACAAACCCAGCAGCCACCATACTGCCAGTTCATGTCTATCCCCTGCCTCAGCAGATGAGAGTTGCCTTCTCAGCAGCCAGAACCTCTAATCTCGCCCCTGGAACTTTAGACCAACCTATTGTATTTGATCTTCTTCTGAACAACCTGGGAGAAACTTTTGATCTTCAGCTTGGTAGATTTAATTGCCCAGTGAATGGCACTTAcgttttcatttttcacatgcTAAAGCTGGCAGTGAATGTGCCACTGTATGTCAACCTCATGAAGAATGAAGAGGTCCTGGTATCTGCCTACGCCAATGACGGTGCTCCAGACCACGAAACTGCTAGCAATCATGCGATTCTTCAGCTCTTCCAGGGAGACCAGATATGGTTACGTTTGCACAGGGGAGCCATTTATGGAAGTAGCTGGAAATACTCTACATTTTCAGGCTACCTTCTTTATCAAGATTGA
- the CAPRIN2 gene encoding caprin-2 isoform X7 gives MVQLSSFGCQSPSGRSEEGREGNMKSAKPQVNHNQHGESQRAVSPLQSPLGSVSSPSQAYETYIDNGLICLKHKIRNIEKKKLKLEDYKDRLKNGEQLNPDQLEAVEKYEEVLHNLEFAKELQKTFSGLSQDLLKAQKKAQRREHMLKLEAERKKLCTILQVQYVLQNLMQEHVQKDLKEGLNGAVYLPLKELDYLITFSKLTCPERNESLSVEDQMEQSSLYFWDLLEGSEKAVAGTTYKHMKDLLSELLNSGYFESIPVPKHAQEKEVLLEEEVLIKSEKKKQLLKTESVKESESLVELTHPEIQPQEFLNRRYITEVDYSSKQDEEQSWEAGYARKPNLPKCWDVLTEPDCEEKKQEPFKSWESSVKHQELAKPTVSLEQRRQEFADLRSPLQEEQKKQDVSKPKQTPSQWKQEASKSKAGNAQEEQKKQETPKPWPVQLQKEQDPKKQTAKSWTPSVQSEQDIKSWSTPMCAEQDSRQPETPKSWEKDAENQKHTLTPPPQMSPQSWGVASGSLIPNDQLLPGKFNAEPKDVPKPMHPPVGSSSTLPKDPVLRKEKLQDLMTQIQGTCNFMQESILDFDKPSSAIPSSQPPSATPGSPVASTEQNLSSQSDFLQEPLQAASSPVTCSSNACLATDQPSLGPETEFLTSETPEAAVPPCKQPSSLASPNSSLSKGPEQGFHSPPASSSSVTISTAPFQAMQTVFNVNAPLPPRKEQEIKEPPYSSGYNQSFTSASTQTPLQCQLPTIHVEQAVLSQETAANYPDGTIQVSNGSLAFYPAQTNLFPRPSQPFGNTRGSVRGCTRGGRLLTSTYRSPGSYKGFDAYRGPPSVSNGNYSQLQFQAREYPGTPYSQRDNFQQCYKRGGTSGGPRASSRANCFIMRNSLLLIKQQGGVILLR, from the exons ATGGTGCAGCTGTCTTCTTTTGGTTGCCAGTCACCTTCAGGCCGttcagaggagggaagagaggggaataTGAAGTCTGCCAAGCCCCAAGTGAACCACAATCAGCATGGGGAAAGCCAGCGAGCCGTGAGCCCCCTGCAGTCTCCTCTCGGTTCCGTTTCCTCTCCTTCTCAAGCATATGAGACCTATATTGATAATGGACTCATATGCCTTAAACACAAAATTAGAAACATTGAGAAAAAGAAG CTCAAATTGGAAGATTACAAGGATCGCCTGAAAAATGGAGAACAACTTAATCCAGACCAATTG GAAGCGGTAGAGAAATATGAAGAAGTGCTACATAACTTAGAATTTGCCAAGGAGCTTCAGAAAACCTTTTCAGGACTGAGCCAAGAT CTACTTAAAGCTCAGAagaaggcccagagaagggagcaCATGCTGAAACTTGAGGCTGAGAGGAAAAAACTTTGCACCATACTTCAAGTTCAGTATGTATTACAGAACTTGATGCAGGAGCATGTACAGAAAGACCTGAAAGAAGGCTTGAATGGTGCAGTTTATTTGCCTTTAAAAGAACTCGACTAcctcattacattttcaaaactgACCTGccctgaaagaaatgaaagtctGAG TGTTGAAGACCAGATGGAGCAGTCATCCTTATACTTTTGGGACCTTTTGGAGGGAAGTGAGAAAGCAGTGGCAGGAACGACAT ACAAACATATGAAAGATCTGCTGTCTGAATTGCTGAACTCAGGCTATTTTGAAAGTATCCCAGTTCCAAAACACGCTCAGGAAAAAGAAGTGTTGTTGGAAGAGGAAGTGCTAATaaagtcagagaagaaaaaacaattgtTGAAGACTGAATCTGTCAAAGAGTCAG AGTCTCTTGTGGAACTTACACATCCAGAGATACAACCACAAGAG TTTCTTAACAGACGCTACATAACAGAAGTAGATTATTCAAGCAAGCAGGATGAAGAGCAGTCTTGGGAAGCAGGTTATGCTAGAAAACCAAATCTTCCCAAATGTTGGGATGTGCTTACTGAACCAGATTGTGAGGAGAAGAAACAGGAACCCTTTAAATCCTGGGAGTCTTCTGTTAAGCACCAGGAACTAGCAAAGCCTACAGTTTCCTTGGAACAGAGGAGACAAGAGTTTGCAGATCTCAGGTCCCCTTTGCAGGAAGAACAGAAGAAGCAGGATGTCTCTAAACCCAAGCAAACTCCTAGCCAGTGGAAGCAAGAAGCTTCTAAATCCAAAGCAGGAAATGCTCAAGAGGAACAGAAGAAGCAGGAGACACCAAAGCCTTGGCCAGTTCAGCTACAGAAAGAACAGGATCCAAAGAAGCAAACTGCAAAGTCTTGGACACCTTCTGTGCAGAGTGAACAGGACATCAAGTCATGGAGCACTCCCATGTGTGCAGAACAGGATTCAAGACAGCCAGAGACTCCCAAATCCTGGGAAAAGGATGCTGAGAATCAAAAACACACTTTAACACCACCACCACAGATGTCCCCACAGTCCTGGGGGGTAGCTTCGGGAAGCCTCATACCAAATGACCAGCTCCTGCCCGGGAAGTTTAATGCAGAACCCAAAGAT GTGCCTAAGCCTATGCATCCACCTGTAGGTTCTTCCTCTACCCTTCCAAAGGATCCAGTATTGAGGAAAGAAAAACTGCAGGATCTGATGACCCAGATTCAAGGAACCTGTAACTTTATGCAA GAATCTATTCTGGATTTTGACAAACCTTCAAGTGCAATTCCATCATCACAGCCGCCTTCAGCTACTCCAGGTAGCCCAGTAG CATCTACAGAACAAAATCTATCCAGTCAAAGTGATTTTCTTCAAGAGCCATTACAG GCTGCTTCTTCTCCAGTTACTTGTAGCTCAAATGCTTGCTTGGCTACCGATCAGCCTTCTTTGGGACCTGAAACAGAGTTTTTGACCTCAGAGACTCCTGAG gcagcagTTCCTCCATGCAAGCAACCCTCTTCACTGGCTTCTCCAAATTCTTCCCTGTCAAAGGGCCCTGAACAGGGCTTCCATTCACCTCCAGCGAGTAGTAGTTCAGTAACTATTAGCACAGCACCCTTTCAAGCCATGCAGACG GTATTTAATGTTAATGCACCTCTGCCTCcaaggaaagaacaagaaataaaagaacccCCCTATTCATCTGGCTACAATCAGAGTTTTACTTCAGCAAGTACACAGACACCACTCCAGTGCCAGCTGCCCACTATACACGTAGAACAAGCTGTTCTTTCTCAAGAGACTG CAGCAAATTATCCTGATGGAACTATTCAAGTAAGCAATGGTAGCCTTGCCTTTTACCCAGCACAGACGAATTTATTTCCCAGACCCTCTCAACCATTTGGCAATACCCGGGGATCTGTTAGAGGATGCACTCGTGGTGGGAGACTACTAACCAGTACGTATCGGTCCCCTGGCAGTTACAAAG GTTTTGATGCTTATAGAGGACCTCCTTCAGTTTCCAATGGAAATTATAGCCAGCTACAATTTCAAGCGAGAGAATACCCTGGAACACCTTATTCCCAAAGG gaTAATTTCCAGCAGTGTTACAAGAGAGGAGGGACATCTGGTGGTCCTCGGGCAAGTTCAAGAG CTAACTGCTTCATTATGAGAAACTCACTGTTGCTAATAAAACAGCAGGGTGGAGTGATTCTTCTCAGGTGA
- the CAPRIN2 gene encoding caprin-2 isoform X1, whose product MVQLSSFGCQSPSGRSEEGREGNMKSAKPQVNHNQHGESQRAVSPLQSPLGSVSSPSQAYETYIDNGLICLKHKIRNIEKKKLKLEDYKDRLKNGEQLNPDQLEAVEKYEEVLHNLEFAKELQKTFSGLSQDLLKAQKKAQRREHMLKLEAERKKLCTILQVQYVLQNLMQEHVQKDLKEGLNGAVYLPLKELDYLITFSKLTCPERNESLSVEDQMEQSSLYFWDLLEGSEKAVAGTTYKHMKDLLSELLNSGYFESIPVPKHAQEKEVLLEEEVLIKSEKKKQLLKTESVKESESLVELTHPEIQPQEFLNRRYITEVDYSSKQDEEQSWEAGYARKPNLPKCWDVLTEPDCEEKKQEPFKSWESSVKHQELAKPTVSLEQRRQEFADLRSPLQEEQKKQDVSKPKQTPSQWKQEASKSKAGNAQEEQKKQETPKPWPVQLQKEQDPKKQTAKSWTPSVQSEQDIKSWSTPMCAEQDSRQPETPKSWEKDAENQKHTLTPPPQMSPQSWGVASGSLIPNDQLLPGKFNAEPKDVPKPMHPPVGSSSTLPKDPVLRKEKLQDLMTQIQGTCNFMQESILDFDKPSSAIPSSQPPSATPGSPVASTEQNLSSQSDFLQEPLQAASSPVTCSSNACLATDQPSLGPETEFLTSETPEAAVPPCKQPSSLASPNSSLSKGPEQGFHSPPASSSSVTISTAPFQAMQTVFNVNAPLPPRKEQEIKEPPYSSGYNQSFTSASTQTPLQCQLPTIHVEQAVLSQETAANYPDGTIQVSNGSLAFYPAQTNLFPRPSQPFGNTRGSVRGCTRGGRLLTSTYRSPGSYKGFDAYRGPPSVSNGNYSQLQFQAREYPGTPYSQRDNFQQCYKRGGTSGGPRASSRAGWSDSSQVSSPERDNETFNSGDSGQGDSRSMTPVDVPVTNPAATILPVHVYPLPQQMRVAFSAARTSNLAPGTLDQPIVFDLLLNNLGETFDLQLGRFNCPVNGTYVFIFHMLKLAVNVPLYVNLMKNEEVLVSAYANDGAPDHETASNHAILQLFQGDQIWLRLHRGAIYGSSWKYSTFSGYLLYQD is encoded by the exons ATGGTGCAGCTGTCTTCTTTTGGTTGCCAGTCACCTTCAGGCCGttcagaggagggaagagaggggaataTGAAGTCTGCCAAGCCCCAAGTGAACCACAATCAGCATGGGGAAAGCCAGCGAGCCGTGAGCCCCCTGCAGTCTCCTCTCGGTTCCGTTTCCTCTCCTTCTCAAGCATATGAGACCTATATTGATAATGGACTCATATGCCTTAAACACAAAATTAGAAACATTGAGAAAAAGAAG CTCAAATTGGAAGATTACAAGGATCGCCTGAAAAATGGAGAACAACTTAATCCAGACCAATTG GAAGCGGTAGAGAAATATGAAGAAGTGCTACATAACTTAGAATTTGCCAAGGAGCTTCAGAAAACCTTTTCAGGACTGAGCCAAGAT CTACTTAAAGCTCAGAagaaggcccagagaagggagcaCATGCTGAAACTTGAGGCTGAGAGGAAAAAACTTTGCACCATACTTCAAGTTCAGTATGTATTACAGAACTTGATGCAGGAGCATGTACAGAAAGACCTGAAAGAAGGCTTGAATGGTGCAGTTTATTTGCCTTTAAAAGAACTCGACTAcctcattacattttcaaaactgACCTGccctgaaagaaatgaaagtctGAG TGTTGAAGACCAGATGGAGCAGTCATCCTTATACTTTTGGGACCTTTTGGAGGGAAGTGAGAAAGCAGTGGCAGGAACGACAT ACAAACATATGAAAGATCTGCTGTCTGAATTGCTGAACTCAGGCTATTTTGAAAGTATCCCAGTTCCAAAACACGCTCAGGAAAAAGAAGTGTTGTTGGAAGAGGAAGTGCTAATaaagtcagagaagaaaaaacaattgtTGAAGACTGAATCTGTCAAAGAGTCAG AGTCTCTTGTGGAACTTACACATCCAGAGATACAACCACAAGAG TTTCTTAACAGACGCTACATAACAGAAGTAGATTATTCAAGCAAGCAGGATGAAGAGCAGTCTTGGGAAGCAGGTTATGCTAGAAAACCAAATCTTCCCAAATGTTGGGATGTGCTTACTGAACCAGATTGTGAGGAGAAGAAACAGGAACCCTTTAAATCCTGGGAGTCTTCTGTTAAGCACCAGGAACTAGCAAAGCCTACAGTTTCCTTGGAACAGAGGAGACAAGAGTTTGCAGATCTCAGGTCCCCTTTGCAGGAAGAACAGAAGAAGCAGGATGTCTCTAAACCCAAGCAAACTCCTAGCCAGTGGAAGCAAGAAGCTTCTAAATCCAAAGCAGGAAATGCTCAAGAGGAACAGAAGAAGCAGGAGACACCAAAGCCTTGGCCAGTTCAGCTACAGAAAGAACAGGATCCAAAGAAGCAAACTGCAAAGTCTTGGACACCTTCTGTGCAGAGTGAACAGGACATCAAGTCATGGAGCACTCCCATGTGTGCAGAACAGGATTCAAGACAGCCAGAGACTCCCAAATCCTGGGAAAAGGATGCTGAGAATCAAAAACACACTTTAACACCACCACCACAGATGTCCCCACAGTCCTGGGGGGTAGCTTCGGGAAGCCTCATACCAAATGACCAGCTCCTGCCCGGGAAGTTTAATGCAGAACCCAAAGAT GTGCCTAAGCCTATGCATCCACCTGTAGGTTCTTCCTCTACCCTTCCAAAGGATCCAGTATTGAGGAAAGAAAAACTGCAGGATCTGATGACCCAGATTCAAGGAACCTGTAACTTTATGCAA GAATCTATTCTGGATTTTGACAAACCTTCAAGTGCAATTCCATCATCACAGCCGCCTTCAGCTACTCCAGGTAGCCCAGTAG CATCTACAGAACAAAATCTATCCAGTCAAAGTGATTTTCTTCAAGAGCCATTACAG GCTGCTTCTTCTCCAGTTACTTGTAGCTCAAATGCTTGCTTGGCTACCGATCAGCCTTCTTTGGGACCTGAAACAGAGTTTTTGACCTCAGAGACTCCTGAG gcagcagTTCCTCCATGCAAGCAACCCTCTTCACTGGCTTCTCCAAATTCTTCCCTGTCAAAGGGCCCTGAACAGGGCTTCCATTCACCTCCAGCGAGTAGTAGTTCAGTAACTATTAGCACAGCACCCTTTCAAGCCATGCAGACG GTATTTAATGTTAATGCACCTCTGCCTCcaaggaaagaacaagaaataaaagaacccCCCTATTCATCTGGCTACAATCAGAGTTTTACTTCAGCAAGTACACAGACACCACTCCAGTGCCAGCTGCCCACTATACACGTAGAACAAGCTGTTCTTTCTCAAGAGACTG CAGCAAATTATCCTGATGGAACTATTCAAGTAAGCAATGGTAGCCTTGCCTTTTACCCAGCACAGACGAATTTATTTCCCAGACCCTCTCAACCATTTGGCAATACCCGGGGATCTGTTAGAGGATGCACTCGTGGTGGGAGACTACTAACCAGTACGTATCGGTCCCCTGGCAGTTACAAAG GTTTTGATGCTTATAGAGGACCTCCTTCAGTTTCCAATGGAAATTATAGCCAGCTACAATTTCAAGCGAGAGAATACCCTGGAACACCTTATTCCCAAAGG gaTAATTTCCAGCAGTGTTACAAGAGAGGAGGGACATCTGGTGGTCCTCGGGCAAGTTCAAGAG CAGGGTGGAGTGATTCTTCTCAGGTGAGCAGCCCAGAAAGAGACAACGAAACCTTTAACAGTGGTGACTCTGGACAAGGTGACTCCCGTAGCATGACCCCTGTGGATGTGCCAGTGACAAACCCAGCAGCCACCATACTGCCAGTTCATGTCTATCCCCTGCCTCAGCAGATGAGAGTTGCCTTCTCAGCAGCCAGAACCTCTAATCTCGCCCCTGGAACTTTAGACCAACCTATTGTATTTGATCTTCTTCTGAACAACCTGGGAGAAACTTTTGATCTTCAGCTTGGTAGATTTAATTGCCCAGTGAATGGCACTTAcgttttcatttttcacatgcTAAAGCTGGCAGTGAATGTGCCACTGTATGTCAACCTCATGAAGAATGAAGAGGTCCTGGTATCTGCCTACGCCAATGACGGTGCTCCAGACCACGAAACTGCTAGCAATCATGCGATTCTTCAGCTCTTCCAGGGAGACCAGATATGGTTACGTTTGCACAGGGGAGCCATTTATGGAAGTAGCTGGAAATACTCTACATTTTCAGGCTACCTTCTTTATCAAGATTGA